The Gemmatimonadota bacterium DH-78 region TCCGCCCTGGGCTCCGAGGGCGGCCGCGGCGAGTCGCACCGCTCCGGCGAGGCCTTCCCCTATGTTCGGGGACTCCAGAAGGCCGCTCTCCCGGACCGCCCGCAGGCGGTCGGCATCGAACATCAGCCGCCGTCGATCGAAGACAGGACCATGCCGAGGAACTCGTCGATCGCTCCCCCCGGAATCCACCGCGCCACCACCACCAGATCATTCACCGGGTCGACGTAGACCATGTTCGTGCCGTTCCCGATATGGGCGTACGCCTCGTCGGGTGCGGAGGGATAGCGCTTTCGGCCCTCTTCGTCGGGCCGATTCAGGAAGTAGTTCATGAAGCCGTACCCCGGCTCCGGCACGGAGGGCGTGGTGGCCTCGGTGAACCAGTCGTCGGAGAGGATCCGGGTGTCGCCCCACTGCCCGCGGCGCAGGGTGAAGAGGCCGAAGCGCGCCTGATCGAGCGCATTGATGAACATGCCGCCCCCCCAGTGGCCGCCGCCGCTCACGCTCTGCACCCACTGTCCGTCGAGCGGGATCCAGGAATTGTCGTAGCCGTGCCACCGCCAGGTGGGCGACGCGCCGATCGGATCCATCACCCGCTCGCGCAGCACCACCGGAAGCGGGCGGCGCCAGACGCCGGTGGCGAGCAGAGCCAGCAGATTCACGCGGGTGTCGTTGTACTCGTACTCGGTGCCCGGGGCGGCGCGATCTTCGCCGAGCCAGGTGCCGGTGTCGCGGTCGGGGCGGTCGGCCCAGTCCGGCTTGCCCCAGAGGGTGCCCGCCCAGTCCGAGTTCTGCTGGAGGAGGTGGCGCCAGGTGATCTGCCGATTGTGCTCGGAGGTGAAGAGGGTGGCGAGGTCGGGGTCGCCGAAGGCGGTGCGGTCGACGCCCTCCTCCCCATCGCCGGGCGGCAGCTCCACCGGGGCCATGTAGTCGGCCGCGAGATCGTCGAGCGAGCGCACCAGGCCGTCGTCGAGGGCGAGTCCCACCACCGTCGACAGGAACGACTTCGTCACGCTGTGCGTCATGTCGACGCGGTGGACGTCGCCCCACTCGGCCACGATGTAGCCGTTGCGCACGATCACGCCGGCCGCCCCGCCGCGCACCCGAAACGGGCCGATGCCGTGGCCGAGCGGCTCGCGGCCGAAGCTCTGCATCTGCGACAGCTCCTGGTCGCGATCGACCGAGGTCTCGTTGGCCTCGGCGAAGGCGACGGCGGCCTCGAGCAGCGCGGCGTCCATGCCCACGGCCGTGGGGGCGCGCCGCTCCCAGGCGCCCCGCTCCGGCACGTACTGGGCGGCTGCGGGAAGGGTGGTGAGGAGGCTCAGGACCGCGGCGAAGGCCGGCCTTGCGCTGAGCCGCCCCGCGGCGGGGGTCGAAGAGGTGGGGGGTGCGCGCATGGACGGCCGAAGTGAGAGGGGGGTGTGCAGGAGAATGTCCCGCCCACCCCCGCACCGCGCAACGCGTTCGGCTCGGGAGCCGCGCCTCGTCAGCGCGTCACCGCGCGGGGCGACCAGGCGATGCCGTCGGGAGACCGCCCGGTCGGGAGCGTTCCCACCACCGCCCGCGTCGCGATGTCGATCACGGCGATGCGGTCGGCGCGCGACAGCGAGAGAAAGAGGTGGCGGCCGTCGCGGTGGAGCACGAGCCCCTGCGGTCCCTCTCCGGAGAAGTCGAGGCTGCCGAGTTCGCGGTAGTCGGCGCCGTCGAAGAAGCGCACCACCTCGTTGTCCATGTCGGGGACGATGATCTGGTCCACCCCGGGGGTGAGAAACACCCGGTAGGGCCACCCGAAGCCCTCGGCCACGGTGGTCGGTTCACCGGTTGCGGTCGACCAGGCCGTGATGCGCCCGGTGTCGTTGCTTCCCGCGAAGACCCGCGCGCCGTCCGGACTCACGTTCACGGCCTCCGGCCGCTGCGGAGCGGAGAGCGCTCGCACCGGCGCCGCGGTGCCTCGACGCAGCTCGGTCACGGTGTGCGACCCCATGTCGCCGGTCCACAGGGTGGTGCCGTCGGCCGTGGCCGCCACCATGTGCGAGCCGGCCGCCTCGGTCTCGAGCACCTCCACCAGCTCTCCATCGGCGATGCGCACCACGAGCACCGCTCCGCGCGTCTCCGAGGTGACCGCCACCAGCGAGTCGCCCGGGAGCACCACGATGCCGTGGGGGCGGGTGAACCGCCCCAGGTCGATGGTGCGCACGACCGCTGCCCGCTCGACGTCGAACACGGTGAGCGTCTGTCCGCCGTAGTCCGTGCCGACGGCGAGTCGACCGTCGCTCGTGGTCACGAGTTCGTGGGGCGAGGGGCCGGTCGGGACGGTGGCCACGATCGCCCCGCTCGCGAGATCGATGAACGAGGCGTCGTCGCCCTGCTTGTTCAGCACGATGACCGTGCCGTCGAGGCCGTCGATCTGGGCGGAGCCGCCGGCGGGTGCGAGCCCGGTCAGGGCCGCGGCGAGGAGCAGAGCCATGGGGGTGCGGGCGATCGAGACGGGCATCGCGATCAGTTCCCGCCGAGCCAGTCGGGCCGGCGCTCGGTGTAGCTGGAGTCGATCTCGAACACCTCGGCGCCGAACGAGCCCATCCGGGCATCGATCAGACGGGTGGTGACCCGCGTCAGCACCGACCAGGCGGGCGGCGCCGGCTCCTCGGGCTCCTCGTCCTCGTCGTCGCCGC contains the following coding sequences:
- a CDS encoding YncE family protein gives rise to the protein MPVSIARTPMALLLAAALTGLAPAGGSAQIDGLDGTVIVLNKQGDDASFIDLASGAIVATVPTGPSPHELVTTSDGRLAVGTDYGGQTLTVFDVERAAVVRTIDLGRFTRPHGIVVLPGDSLVAVTSETRGAVLVVRIADGELVEVLETEAAGSHMVAATADGTTLWTGDMGSHTVTELRRGTAAPVRALSAPQRPEAVNVSPDGARVFAGSNDTGRITAWSTATGEPTTVAEGFGWPYRVFLTPGVDQIIVPDMDNEVVRFFDGADYRELGSLDFSGEGPQGLVLHRDGRHLFLSLSRADRIAVIDIATRAVVGTLPTGRSPDGIAWSPRAVTR
- a CDS encoding serine hydrolase, which gives rise to MRAPPTSSTPAAGRLSARPAFAAVLSLLTTLPAAAQYVPERGAWERRAPTAVGMDAALLEAAVAFAEANETSVDRDQELSQMQSFGREPLGHGIGPFRVRGGAAGVIVRNGYIVAEWGDVHRVDMTHSVTKSFLSTVVGLALDDGLVRSLDDLAADYMAPVELPPGDGEEGVDRTAFGDPDLATLFTSEHNRQITWRHLLQQNSDWAGTLWGKPDWADRPDRDTGTWLGEDRAAPGTEYEYNDTRVNLLALLATGVWRRPLPVVLRERVMDPIGASPTWRWHGYDNSWIPLDGQWVQSVSGGGHWGGGMFINALDQARFGLFTLRRGQWGDTRILSDDWFTEATTPSVPEPGYGFMNYFLNRPDEEGRKRYPSAPDEAYAHIGNGTNMVYVDPVNDLVVVARWIPGGAIDEFLGMVLSSIDGG